CTCTTGAACTTGGTGCCCTTGTCATGCATGGCGTGGTAGTAGCCCTTGGCGGACTTGTCCTTCTTGTCCATGTTGTCGTGGCAACCGGCGGTGGCGCACTTCTGGTAGTCTTCCTTGCCGTTGACCGGGTGGTGACATTCGCCACACTTCACGGCCTTGTGGGTCGAGTGGTTGAAGACCACGGGCTGCTTGGTCTTGTCCATCTTCAGACCGTCGGCAGGGGCCTTCGGGGCGGCGGCAAGGGCGGGCATGGCGATGGCAACGGCCAGCGCGAGCACACCGGTGAGGAACATCTTTTTCATCGCAGAAATACCTCCTTCACAAGGCATGTTAAGGATTTCCCAAGCGCCATGGTAGTAGGTCGCGTTCGCGGTGTCAAGACGGGCCGGGAAAATGCGGCGAACTCTGGTGGGTTAGGGGTAAACGTTGCCTCATTCCGAAGGCGCCGCGTGTGCCGTGCCGCACAAGGTGGCGCGGATGTCCATTAGAATGCGCATTGGCGGCAAATATGGCGGGGTACTGGCCGCAGGGCGGATTTCTGCGGATTCCCGCGCCATTGGACGTCGCCGGGCAGGCGGCGGCGCCGCATGATTATTCGCTGCCTCCCCGCCTGCGGGTGCCGTCGGGGGCGTACTTGTCCATGTAGCCGCGCGGGGTGACCATGCGCCCCCCCACCATGGTGGTGGCCCCGTTGCCGATGATGACGATGGACAGCATGTCCACGGTGGCCGGGTCGAAGGCCGAAAGCGGCGTGACCGACACCTGCTGGTCGGGTCGGTAGGCCTGGCGCACCAGTCCCACGGGCGTGTCCGGACCCCGGTGGCGGGCGGCGATGGCCAGGGCCTTTTCCAGATGGTCGGCCCGGCGGCGCGAGCGGGGGTTGTAGATGACCACCACGAAGTCGGCGCCAAGGGCGGCGTCCAGGCGGCGTTCGATGACGGGCCACGGGGTCAGCAGGTCGCTCAGGCTGACCGAGGCGAAGTCGTGCATCAGCGGCGCGCCCAGCAGGGCGGCAGCCCCGCACAGGGCGGGCACGCCGGGCACCACCTCCACCGCGTGGGCCAGGCGGGCAAGGCCGCGCTGGTCCAGCAGTTCGAACACCAGCCCGGCCATGGCGTACACGCCGGGGTCGCCGGAGCAGACCACGCAGGTGGCGCGGCCCGCCAGGGCGGCGTCGATGGCGGCATTGCAGCGTTCCATCTCGGCCATCATGCCGGTGGCCAGCACCTCGCGGCCATGGCGCAATTCTTCCGGCACCAGTTCCACGTACAGGGTGTAGCCGACGATGCAGTCGGACGCGGCAATGGCGGCGCGGGCCTGCGGGGTGAGCAGGGCGGCGTCGCCGGGGCCAAGCCCGATGACGCGCAAGGGAGCGATGGTCATGGTGTGGTCTCGTCAGTCGGTGTGGTCTGGCCAGCAGAGGGTGTCTGGCCAATTGAGGATGTGGGGCCCGTAGAGGGTGCCGGGGGGCATGCGCGGGTGGCGGAAGGGGCGGGGGCGATGGCCACGGCCACGGTGACGCCCCGCGCGGCGGACTTGGGCACCAGCAGGACGGCGGCATCGCCTGCCTGCCGGGCGGAAAGCAGGGCGGCGGCCTCTGCCACGCCCACTTCCGTCACGCCCAGCACCTCTGCCGCCTTGGGGGACGGGTGCGGCACGGGCACGGCGGCCAGGCTGGCCGCGTCGAAAAAGTGCAGTTCTGCGCCCAGCGCGGCGGCGGCGCGGTGCAGGCCCGGCTCGTCGGCCTTGATGCTGACGGAGGCCAGCGCCGCCACGCAGGCCGGGGCAAGGCGGGCGGCGGCCAGCGTCTCGCGGATGCGGGCTTCGATGATCGTGCCGTCCACACCGCGCTTGCAGCCCGTGCCCACGTGAAGCACGCGCGGGTGCAGCACAAGGCGGCGCGGCGCGGTCAGATGATCGTGCGGGGTGACCAGCACCGAGGGCGCATCGGGCGGAAGGTCGGCGGGGGCATCGACGAAGCGGAAAAGGGACGCTGGGTGGGGGGGGACGCCAGCCCCGTCGCCGGAAGACCCCGGAGCATCGTTCGTTTCGGGGGCACCCCTCCCTGCCTCATCAGCCGTGGCGCATGCGGCGCGCAGCCCCAGCGCGTCGCCGGGGTCGCAGATCCACACCGTTTCCCCGGCCAGCAGGGCGCCGTTGACGTGGCGGACCATGGCGATGTCGGCCATGGCCAGCCCTGCCCGCGCGGCCAGCAGGTCGAACGAGGGCAGTCCCTCGGTGTCCGTGGCGGTGGTGATGACCGGCGCCCCGCCGGTGATGGCGGCCACCTGGCGGGCCAGGTCGTTGCCGCCGCCCAGATGGCCGGACAGCAGGCTGATGGCGAAGGCACCGCGCTGGTCGCAGACCACCACGCAGGGGTCCTGCGCCTTTGAGGCGACATGCGGGGCGATGCAGCGCACCACGATGCCCGTGGCCGCCACGAAGACATGGCCGGAATACAGGCGGAAGGTGCGCGCCACAAGGTTCGCCAGCGAGGCGAACGGTTGGGCGGTCGGCATGTCCGCCGTGCCCGGCATGCCGTCCGACCCGGCCCCCGGTGCATCCTTCTCGCCCGCAACCGCCGCGCACAGCCGTTCCGGCAGGTACAGCGCGCCGTCCAGTTCACCGGCAATGCGCCGTGCCAGCGCGGCCCCGCCGGGGGTCAGCGCGTACACGGCCATGGGCCGCGTGGATGGGGGGGCTGGCGTGTGGGGCATGGCGGTCGGGACCGGGTTGGGGTGGTGCGCGGGGCGGTTTGCCGGAAGCGTCCGGCCGGGTATGAATGATGCCGCAACGCAGGCGGGGGCGGGGCCGTTCCGGCGTCCGCCCCCGTGTCGTTGCGATGGTCCGGGGCAGGGCCCCGGCGCGTGCGCGCTACGCCGAAAGGGTGATGGCCCGGGCGGCGTCCAGCAGGGCGGCGAGGTCCGCGTCGGTA
This genomic window from Nitratidesulfovibrio sp. SRB-5 contains:
- a CDS encoding cytochrome c3 family protein: MKKMFLTGVLALAVAIAMPALAAAPKAPADGLKMDKTKQPVVFNHSTHKAVKCGECHHPVNGKEDYQKCATAGCHDNMDKKDKSAKGYYHAMHDKGTKFKSCVGCHLETAGADAAKKKELTGCKGSKCHS
- the cobJ gene encoding precorrin-3B C(17)-methyltransferase, coding for MTIAPLRVIGLGPGDAALLTPQARAAIAASDCIVGYTLYVELVPEELRHGREVLATGMMAEMERCNAAIDAALAGRATCVVCSGDPGVYAMAGLVFELLDQRGLARLAHAVEVVPGVPALCGAAALLGAPLMHDFASVSLSDLLTPWPVIERRLDAALGADFVVVIYNPRSRRRADHLEKALAIAARHRGPDTPVGLVRQAYRPDQQVSVTPLSAFDPATVDMLSIVIIGNGATTMVGGRMVTPRGYMDKYAPDGTRRRGGSE
- a CDS encoding cobalt-precorrin 5A hydrolase, encoding MPHTPAPPSTRPMAVYALTPGGAALARRIAGELDGALYLPERLCAAVAGEKDAPGAGSDGMPGTADMPTAQPFASLANLVARTFRLYSGHVFVAATGIVVRCIAPHVASKAQDPCVVVCDQRGAFAISLLSGHLGGGNDLARQVAAITGGAPVITTATDTEGLPSFDLLAARAGLAMADIAMVRHVNGALLAGETVWICDPGDALGLRAACATADEAGRGAPETNDAPGSSGDGAGVPPHPASLFRFVDAPADLPPDAPSVLVTPHDHLTAPRRLVLHPRVLHVGTGCKRGVDGTIIEARIRETLAAARLAPACVAALASVSIKADEPGLHRAAAALGAELHFFDAASLAAVPVPHPSPKAAEVLGVTEVGVAEAAALLSARQAGDAAVLLVPKSAARGVTVAVAIAPAPSATRACPPAPSTGPTSSIGQTPSAGQTTPTDETTP